A segment of the Aromatoleum aromaticum EbN1 genome:
CTTGCGGTCCTCGGTATCGCGCAGCACGCCCCACAGCAGGTGCGAAAAGAGAATCCCGTGCTCGAGCGGCATGTCCTGGCCGAGCACCGCGGCCTGCTTGGCCGCCTGCACGCTCAACGGCGCCGCGCTGGCGATCTTCTCGGCGTACGATTTCGCCAGATCCGCGAGGCCGGAGGGTTCGACGACGTCGCTGACCAGGCCGTAGCGCAGTGCCTCGTCGGCCGAGATCATCTCCCCGGTCAGCAGCATCTTCATCGCCACCGCCTGCGGCATCGCGCGCGGCAGCACCTGCGTGCCGTTGAGGCCGGCGAGGCTCGCGACCTTGACTTCGGTCAGCCCGAACTTCGCGTTGGACGACGCGATCCGCAGGTCGCATGCGAGCGCCATCTCTAGCCCGCCGCCCACCGCGTAGCCGTTGATCGCGGCGATGATCGGCTTCCACATCTTCATGTGCGGCAGGATCGGCTGGCCGTCGCGAAGATAGGTCGCGGCCATGCACTCGGTCGGCGGCGGCGCCTTCTTCATGTCCGTCCCGGTGCAGAACGCCTTCTCGCCCGCGCCGGTCAGCACGGCGACGCGGATGTCGGGATCGGTGCGCACGCGGGCCCAGATTTCGGTCAGATCGGCGGTCGATTCCGGATCCAGCGAGTTCATCGCTTCGGGACGATTCAGGGTCACGTACGCGACGTGGTTCGATATTTCCAGCATTACCGGCATGCGATTCTCCTCTGCTCTTCGTGTCCGGCGCCCGTTCAGGCGACGACGAACGGACTGTAGGGCCTGCCGTCGGTCAGCAGCTTCTTCGCGATCGACAGGCGGTGGATTTCGGAGGCGCCCTCGACGATCCGCCAGATCCGGACCATGCGCGCGACGTATTCGACGCCCAGCTCGCGCGACAGGCCCAGCCCGCCGTGCAGCTGGATCGCGCGGTCGGCGACGCGCGTGAGCATTTCGGTCGCCGCGACCTTCAGCGACGACGCTTCGATGCGCAGATCCTTGTGCCCCTGGTCCGACTTCCACGCGGTGTAATAGAGCTGCAGGCGGACCTGTTCGAGCTCGATCGTCGAATCGGCGATCCAGTTCTGCACCGTCTGTCGGTCGGCGAGCGGCTCACCGAAGGTGCGCCGCAGGTTCGCCTGGTCGATCATCATCTGGATCAGCCGCTCGGCCATGCCGGTGCAATGCGCCGCGAGTTCGATCCGCCGCACGCCGAAGCGGTTCTGCAGCGGGATGAACGCGTCGCCGACCTCGCCCAGCACCGCTTCGTCGCCGACGCGGACGTTGTCGAGGTACACCGTCCAGCTCGGCATCGCGCCGATCACCGGGATCTCGGCGCCGATGCGCACCCCCGGCGTGTCCTTGTCGAGGATGAACGCGGTGAAGCGCCGCTTGGTTGCCGCCGCCTTGTCGGTCACGGCGATGCAGATGAAGAACAGCTCGTCCTTGTCGCACTTGCTGATGAAGATCTTCGACCCGTTGATCACCCACTTGCCGTTTTCGCGCACCGCCGTCGTCGCGAGTCCGCTGATATCGGAGCCCGCGGCCGGCTCGGTCGCCATCATCGCCGAGTCGATTTCGCCCCGGCAGTAGCGGCGCACGTATTTCTCGCGCTGCGCGGGGGTGCCGCATTCGTTGAGGTAATAGAGGTTGGGCGCATCGGGCGGCAGCGTAAAGCCGTGGTGCGAGAAGCCGACCAGCGACTTCGACATTTCCTCGACGACCAGGGTCTTGGCGAACATGCCGAGCCCCTGGCCGCCGAGCTTCTCGTCGACCTCGATGCCCCAGAAGCCCATCTCCCGGGTGATATGCATCAGACGCTCGTGATCGGCGGCCGGCAGCAGCGTGTACCCGTCGGTCCACATCCGCATTTCCCGCTCCAGCAGGACCTTTTCCAGCGGCATCAGCTCGTTGGTGGTGAACCGCAAGGCCACCTCCTTGAGCATCGTCTGTTCTTCGGATAGGGAAAAATCCATTTTTCGTCTCTTGTCCTGTGTTTATCGGGCCCGCTGCACCAATTCCGGCCTTCAATCGGTGTCCGAGCGCATCAACGACTCGATCTTGTCCGCCAGCGCCTCGCCGCCCCCGCAGCGGCATTTCGCCGCGGCCACCCGCATGCCATCTTCGAAAACGGCCATCAGCGCCTCGCGGATCGTCGCGCCGTCGTG
Coding sequences within it:
- a CDS encoding enoyl-CoA hydratase/isomerase family protein, with product MPVMLEISNHVAYVTLNRPEAMNSLDPESTADLTEIWARVRTDPDIRVAVLTGAGEKAFCTGTDMKKAPPPTECMAATYLRDGQPILPHMKMWKPIIAAINGYAVGGGLEMALACDLRIASSNAKFGLTEVKVASLAGLNGTQVLPRAMPQAVAMKMLLTGEMISADEALRYGLVSDVVEPSGLADLAKSYAEKIASAAPLSVQAAKQAAVLGQDMPLEHGILFSHLLWGVLRDTEDRKEGFKAFGERRAPEFRGA
- a CDS encoding acyl-CoA dehydrogenase family protein — encoded protein: MDFSLSEEQTMLKEVALRFTTNELMPLEKVLLEREMRMWTDGYTLLPAADHERLMHITREMGFWGIEVDEKLGGQGLGMFAKTLVVEEMSKSLVGFSHHGFTLPPDAPNLYYLNECGTPAQREKYVRRYCRGEIDSAMMATEPAAGSDISGLATTAVRENGKWVINGSKIFISKCDKDELFFICIAVTDKAAATKRRFTAFILDKDTPGVRIGAEIPVIGAMPSWTVYLDNVRVGDEAVLGEVGDAFIPLQNRFGVRRIELAAHCTGMAERLIQMMIDQANLRRTFGEPLADRQTVQNWIADSTIELEQVRLQLYYTAWKSDQGHKDLRIEASSLKVAATEMLTRVADRAIQLHGGLGLSRELGVEYVARMVRIWRIVEGASEIHRLSIAKKLLTDGRPYSPFVVA